The DNA segment CTAAAGATGTTGCCCGTGTTGTTCTTGATGTATTTTGTGGAATGAACATTGATACCAATGCTTTTGCATCACATGACCCAGCTTATATTTCAAAACTAAATTCACTCAAGCAATCTTTAGTATCCGGAGAATACAGGGTTCGTGTTTTTGGCATGAGAATTTATCGTTTTGGTCCAGAAACTTTATTGCGCCTTGCCCCTACAGGTAGCTTCAATCCAATTAAAACTTATAGCAAACAACAATTAGATCAACAAAATCAGCCAACTGGCAGTATTTTGCAAATGTTTTTACCTACTATCCTTCTTTTACATAAAACCCAAAATGATCGCCGTTATATTGCCTTTAACAACAGAATTCACTATGACATTAAAGGTGAAGGTGCTCCACGCGAATTGAATCAAGTTAATGCCGATATTGATGGGTATAATTTGAAAACGTTCACCCCTCAACATTTAAGTTAGAGACTTTGCAATTTTCGCCGTGAAATTGGCTAGTGAGATGGGGTAAAACCCACCTCATGTCAATTTTTGAAATTAAGGCTATAAGGAATGTCGTGTTGAATATACCAATGAATTTTAGTATACGTGTCATCCAAGATTTAGGTGGCTATGAAAAAGTCAAAAACATCTTAACCAATCCTTTTTCTTTCTTTTTTCACAATACAAAGGAATTAAAAAAGCACCTTAATGAGTACAAAAAAATATACAAAATATATGAACCACACGACAAAGTGATTCTAGATATAGTTGAAGACAAAAACATATATGAAATTGATTATGAATTTAAAAGATCATGTGGTTTTATGATGAAATGTGGCAAAGCTGTATCTTACTCTCTCATATTAAGACATGCTGAAAAAGCTGAAATTCAGGTAGGCTATCAACTAGATGAATGAGGTTTTTATAAATAATATTCATCGTAAAGCCAAAATAAAAATATTTCAAATTATTACTTTAATCAATTACATAAAACATAAGCTCAAAACAATAGACTAACATTCTACTTATAAAAATTAATTTCAATTCAAAAAATATTATATGACATTATAAAAAAAATAAAATCCTTTAACGTTTTTACAAATAATTAGTTTAAAATTAAATAATACTGATGTAGAGAGGATTAAGAATAGATGCCCCTAACCCCTGAAAAACAAAAAAAGGTGATATACACCTTAACCCTGTTTATCATGGTTATGGTGTTAATTCCGACTGTTAGTTACCTTAACAGTCACTACGATATGCGAGACCCTGAAAATTTACTACTTGTTGTATTACCAACAGCTTTTACGTGCTTTGGACTACACCAAGCAATGATTTTCTTACTTCTAAAAATTTCACAAAAAAATACTCTGTGCCAAGAAAATTTAAAATTCGCAGCAACACTTGTTTTTTTTAAAGCCAAAAATATCAATTTCAAACTAAAACAAATAATTTCAGAGGAAGGTGAAGCTCACTTTACATACAAGTCTGAACGTATTCCATTTAATTTGATCAGGCAACGTATTCTGTTTTCGTTGGTATCAATCCTAGAAACAAAAGATGTTGTGTTATCCAAAGATACGATTGAAAGTATTCAGAATGAATGGATAAGCTTTATAGAACTTGAATTATCTCAAGAAGAAACTGACAAACTTTGGAAAGATGAAATAAATCTAATTTCAGATTTAGTAAAACAAAATCACGCACAAATATCTAAAATAGCCAAAGAATTAAATGGAAATGCAGAACAAGAAAACTTACTTGCTATTCTAGATACAGTGAAATCAATGATTTAAAACGTATTGTCTAGTAAATATAAAATTAAGTTGATCTTATGATATTGCTTAAATAATTAAATATTCCAATAAAATCAGAATCAAAAAAAGCAGCCTCTGAGCTGCTTTTTTATGATTTAAAAATCAGCCATACATTACTTTCTTAGCAAATTTATCAAGGTAGTGATAGTTCGTAAAACCACCATCACCTTCTACTAAAAAGTCTGAAAAAATAGATACACTATTAACAAATGCAGCACCAATTAAAATAGAATATTCACCATCTCGATATACGGAAAAACTCAGTGCATTGCTTTCATCGCAGCCCAATTCCTCTCCGATGAATAAAACACAATTTTCCCATAGTGACTTTTTTGCATCATCCATTTCAGAATGTTTGCTTAAGCGATTAATACCCATATCTGATAATCGAACAAAATTCTGAATTATCTCAAGCTTTCGAATATCATAAATTGAATTTGATACATCGTTCGCTAATTCTTCTGGGCTACTTTGATTTTTAATCCGCCAATCAATACAGTTATCAATCACACTATATTTGATAGCTAAAATCAAATCATGATGATTGTTTTGATAATGCTGCTGTTGAAAATGTGAAAATAACCGAGTCATATAAGATGTATTTTTTGTACATTCTTTGCGACCAATATGCATGAACGTCTTATAGAGCAAGTCAATGTTTGTGAAATTGATTGAATGAGCAGAGCTTGAGAATAGTTTAAGCCACATACAGAATTTTTCTACACTGCGCTCAGAAACAAATAAAGATACACTTTTAACATCTAAATTCATGAAGAATTTAATATCATAATTTGAGAAACACACTTCCTCGCTTATCAGATCAAGAATAAAAGCTGTAAATTCTTTAGTGTTAGAAAACTCTATACGCTGTACTTTTTCAATAAAAACTTCGGCATTTAAAACTGCGAAGATTGCAAAATGGTTTGGAAGAAATTCGTTAAAAGTATCAAATGCGACCGTATGCTTACCCAAATTTATGACATTACTTAGCTGAACAGTCCCATTTAGTTGTGCAATAACCTTTTTCGCATTTTCACTTGGGATTGCATCATTAAACCAACTATGCAGTCGGGTAACAAAAATTAATTTGTCTTCGAAATTATTACCACTTACGTTTTGCTTCATATAGTTGAGTAGCTTAAGTTGGTAATCGCCCCTAAAAATAAAAGGATCTAAAAGTAGAATTTTCTCTTAAGATACAAGCAGGAGATTCTGCATGAAAACATCTAAATTTACTGACAGTCAGATCATGTCTATTTTGAAACAGGCGGAATCTGGTACACCTGTAGCTACTCTTTGCCGTGAACATGGTATGAGCAATGCTACATTCTATAAATGGCGTGCCAAATATGGCGGTATGGATACGTCATTAATGGTTCGACTCAGAGAGTTGGAAGCAGAAAATACCAGACTGAAAAAAATGTATGCTGAAGAACGATTAAAGGCAGAGATTATTCAGGAAGCAATGTCAAAAAAGTGGTGAAGCCATCTTGCCGACGTCAGATGGCTCAACAAGCCGTTGCCCAGCATAAGGTTAGTATTCGTTTAGCTTGCTCTGCATTTGGCATTAGTGAAACCTGCTACCGTTATCAGGCTAAACTTAGCGATGAAAATGCATTAATTGCTGAACAGCTCATTAAACTCACTGAGGAAAATTCCGATTGGGGATTTGGTCTGTGCTTCTCATATTTACGACATGTTGAGAATTACTGCTGGAATCACAAGCGGGTTTACCGCATTTACTGTGAGTTAGCACTGAATCTACGTATTAAACCGAGAAGAAGATTAAAACGGCATGCACCAGAACCACTGAAAGAACCTATCAAAGAAAATCAGGTTTGGTCACTGGATTTTATGCATGATCAACTTTCTGATGGCCGAAAGTTTCGATTGTTCAATGTAATTGATGATTATCGTCGTGAAGGACTAACCATTGAAGCAGGATTCTCATTACCTACAACTCGAGTAATTCGAACTCTTAATCAGTTATTGGAATGGAGAGAAAAGCCATTAGTTATTCGGTGTGACAATGGACCCGAGTTTATTAGTCACGAATTTGTGCGCTGGGCGACTGAGCATGGTATTCGTATTGAATACATTCAACCGGGTAAGCCACAGCAGAATGCGTATATTGAACGATATAATCGAACTATACGTTATAGTTGGCTGAGCAAGCATTTGTTTGATACGTTAGAAGAGGTTCAGGATTATGCAACTGATTGGTTGTGGCATTACAATCATGAAAGACCACACCAAGCTAATAAAGGAAGACCACCTTTGATGGCTGCTTAACCTCTACTTTTAACTTCGGTTATTTATGGGAGGATTACCAGTTCACTAACTTTACTTAACTTTCTAGCGTACTTAACAAAATAAAGCTGTCTAATGGTATTAATTACTGCAGTATAAAAACCATCAAACCACTGTTCGATTTTAGATTCAAAAATACTTAAGTCACATAAGTAGTTATTAGACATAGACATACCAATCATGCCTTTTTCAATATTAAGCATAATTGAGCAATTGGTGAAATCTTTCTTTACCCAGATACTATTTTCATTTTTTTCAAAAATGGAAATTTGGCCACGTTTGTTTTTACTGTATTTCCAAAGGCCCATTACAACTATTTCACTTGTATCGCCTGAAAAATCAATAAACTTTTTGACATCAAGATTTTCGCAAAATGGAATAATCATTATCAGATACCCTCTACCATTTTCTTAATTTGCATTTCTTGATTTGCGCTGTTAATTATAGAGTTTTTTTCAGCTTCTGTTAGTGACTTATCTTTACGAATTTCATTAAAATCCACATCTAAATTTGAATTTCTTGTGCTGGCATACTTATTGATTTTATACATATATTTATTGTAAGCGCTCATCTTTTCCACTTGCTCTTTTTCATAGGAATTGACATTACTAGCCAGATTAGTCAATGTTCGATTAAATTCTGATTTATTTTGTGCTGGTTGAGCGAAAACACTCGATGATAGCGAAACGCAAAAAAATAGGGTTAATTTCGACAGATTTGGTTGATTCATTATGAACAGCACCTTTCCACTCAATTTTAATTCACTGATAAATTTGGCAAACCATCGATATTAAATGAATAAATACCAATGCCATTTTTCTTATCAACAACCACATCAGCTGTGACTCTCAGTTTACTCTCTATGTAGTAGTCAACTTTCTTGCCTGCAGTAATCCCGGCCAATTCCTCCATTTGCACATCAGACATTATATAATTAAGTTCTGGAAACAGTTGGTTTAGAATTACGGCAGAATATACTGCCCAAGATTTTCTTGCTGCGATATTTTCCGCATCATTTGGATTACCATCTATTCTTAATTTTAAATTAAAGTGAGTCGCTTTTTCGGGGAATCCTGATGCCACATATTGTACTGTTTTTTCCCCTTTAGTGCTTGGAAT comes from the Acinetobacter sp. TGL-Y2 genome and includes:
- a CDS encoding IS3 family transposase (programmed frameshift) — its product is MKTSKFTDSQIMSILKQAESGTPVATLCREHGMSNATFYKWRAKYGGMDTSLMVRLRELEAENTRLKKMYAEERLKAEIIQEAMFKKVVKPSCRRQMAQQAVAQHKVSIRLACSAFGISETCYRYQAKLSDENALIAEQLIKLTEENSDWGFGLCFSYLRHVENYCWNHKRVYRIYCELALNLRIKPRRRLKRHAPEPLKEPIKENQVWSLDFMHDQLSDGRKFRLFNVIDDYRREGLTIEAGFSLPTTRVIRTLNQLLEWREKPLVIRCDNGPEFISHEFVRWATEHGIRIEYIQPGKPQQNAYIERYNRTIRYSWLSKHLFDTLEEVQDYATDWLWHYNHERPHQANKGRPPLMAA